A part of Tessaracoccus timonensis genomic DNA contains:
- the gcvP gene encoding aminomethyl-transferring glycine dehydrogenase, with product MWTATNYDPDDFAHRRHIGPSPSERERMLDAIGVASVEELIDQTIPRSIRQASELDWAPLTEGEVLTRLREVAADNHPMTSLIGQGYYGTVTPPAIQRNIFENPAWYTAYTPYQPEISQGRLEALLNFQTMVSDLTGLPIANASLLDEATAVAEGMAMVRRASKAKSNVLFVDEELHPQVISVLLTRARPLGVECVVGPLDSLRADQVFGAALAHLSTHGELRDLSQQCADLHAAKALAVVSSDLLALTLVQEPGAMGADVCVGSAQRFGVPMGYGGPHAAFMATTDALKRMMPGRLVGVSVDASGAKAYRLALQTREQHIRREKATSNVCTAQALLAVMASMYAVFHGPQGLRAIAERVHLWTVAVARALRDAGFQVSPEHFFDTLTVHVGERQADVLMNAERRGLNLRRVGRDAVGMSFDETTNADVVGRLLDAFGVDAAAEPAMEPAIPDEWLRTSAYLTHEVFHMNRAETEMMRYMRRLSDRDLALDRAMIPLGSCTMKLNAAVEMMPVSWPEFAGLHPFAPADQARGYTELIADLEQKLCAITGYDAFSMQPNSGAQGEFAGLMTIARYHRSRGDEQRRICLIPTSAHGTNPASAHMAGLDVVAVKSLDNGDIDLDDFRAKADAAGDELAAVMITYPSTHGVFEDTVRQVAEITHAHGGQVYIDGANMNALVGLVKLGEIGGDVSHLNLHKTFAIPHGGGGPGMGPIGVKQHLVEHLPTDPATGEEGAVSAAAFGSASVLLISWAYLLLMGGQGLKHATESAILNANYIAARLGDRYPVLYAGEAGRVAHECILDTRVYAPKVTVDDFAKRLVDHGFHAPTMSFPVAGTLMVEPTESETLFELDRFCDAMLEMADEADAVLRGDIAPEDSPLRHAPHTARSLVGEWNRAYTREQAVFPAGTRNVDKYWPAVGRVDNTYGDRNLICTCPPWGEESLED from the coding sequence ATGTGGACCGCAACGAACTACGACCCCGACGACTTCGCGCACCGACGTCACATCGGCCCCTCCCCCTCCGAGCGCGAGCGCATGCTCGACGCCATCGGCGTGGCGTCGGTGGAGGAACTGATCGACCAGACCATTCCACGCAGCATCCGGCAAGCTTCCGAGCTGGACTGGGCGCCGCTCACCGAAGGCGAGGTACTGACACGCCTTCGCGAGGTTGCGGCCGACAATCACCCCATGACGTCGCTCATCGGGCAGGGCTACTACGGCACGGTCACCCCGCCTGCCATCCAGCGCAACATCTTCGAGAACCCCGCCTGGTACACGGCCTACACGCCCTACCAGCCCGAGATCTCCCAGGGACGACTCGAGGCGCTGCTGAACTTCCAGACGATGGTCTCCGACCTCACTGGGCTGCCGATCGCCAACGCGAGCCTCCTCGACGAAGCCACCGCCGTCGCTGAGGGCATGGCCATGGTGAGGCGCGCGTCGAAGGCGAAGTCGAACGTGTTGTTCGTCGACGAGGAGCTTCACCCGCAGGTGATCTCCGTGCTCCTCACACGGGCACGTCCGTTGGGTGTGGAGTGCGTCGTCGGGCCGTTGGATTCGTTGCGCGCCGATCAGGTGTTTGGCGCTGCGCTGGCGCATCTCAGCACGCACGGCGAGCTGCGTGATCTGTCGCAGCAGTGCGCTGACTTGCACGCGGCGAAGGCGCTCGCCGTGGTGTCTTCCGACTTGCTGGCACTCACGTTGGTGCAAGAGCCGGGCGCGATGGGTGCCGACGTGTGCGTGGGCTCCGCGCAGCGCTTCGGCGTGCCCATGGGTTACGGTGGCCCGCACGCCGCGTTCATGGCGACGACGGATGCGCTCAAGCGCATGATGCCCGGGCGGCTCGTCGGGGTCTCCGTGGACGCGTCGGGTGCGAAGGCCTACCGGCTCGCGCTGCAGACCCGCGAGCAGCACATCCGCAGGGAGAAGGCGACGTCGAACGTCTGCACGGCGCAAGCGCTCCTGGCTGTCATGGCGTCGATGTACGCGGTGTTCCATGGCCCACAAGGGCTGAGGGCCATCGCCGAGCGTGTACACCTCTGGACGGTTGCGGTCGCCCGCGCGCTGCGTGACGCCGGTTTCCAGGTATCGCCGGAGCACTTCTTCGACACGCTCACCGTGCATGTTGGCGAGCGCCAGGCCGATGTGTTGATGAACGCCGAACGTCGCGGGTTGAATCTTCGCCGCGTGGGGCGCGACGCCGTCGGGATGAGCTTCGACGAGACTACGAACGCCGACGTCGTGGGGCGCCTGCTTGATGCGTTCGGCGTCGACGCGGCTGCCGAGCCCGCTATGGAACCCGCCATCCCCGATGAGTGGCTGCGCACCAGCGCCTACCTCACGCACGAGGTGTTCCACATGAACCGGGCCGAGACGGAGATGATGCGCTACATGCGCCGACTCTCCGACCGTGATCTTGCGCTCGACCGCGCCATGATCCCGCTCGGGTCTTGCACGATGAAACTCAACGCGGCGGTCGAGATGATGCCGGTGTCGTGGCCGGAGTTCGCCGGGCTACACCCCTTCGCGCCGGCTGACCAGGCACGAGGCTACACGGAACTCATCGCGGATCTCGAGCAGAAGCTCTGCGCGATCACCGGCTACGACGCGTTCTCGATGCAGCCGAACTCCGGCGCGCAGGGCGAGTTCGCGGGGCTCATGACGATCGCTCGCTACCACCGTTCGCGCGGCGACGAGCAGCGTCGGATCTGTCTCATCCCGACGTCGGCCCACGGCACCAACCCGGCCTCGGCGCATATGGCGGGCCTCGACGTCGTCGCGGTGAAATCGCTCGACAACGGCGATATCGACCTCGATGATTTCCGCGCCAAAGCGGATGCCGCCGGCGACGAGCTCGCCGCCGTGATGATCACCTATCCGTCGACGCACGGCGTGTTTGAAGACACGGTGAGGCAGGTGGCGGAGATCACTCATGCGCATGGCGGGCAGGTCTACATCGACGGTGCGAACATGAACGCCCTCGTCGGGCTGGTGAAGCTCGGGGAGATTGGCGGCGACGTGAGCCACCTCAATCTGCACAAGACCTTCGCCATCCCGCACGGTGGCGGCGGTCCGGGTATGGGCCCCATCGGGGTGAAACAGCATCTGGTGGAGCATCTGCCGACCGACCCGGCGACGGGCGAGGAGGGCGCGGTCAGCGCTGCGGCGTTCGGTTCTGCGTCGGTGCTGCTGATCTCCTGGGCCTACCTGTTGCTGATGGGTGGCCAGGGGCTCAAGCATGCGACGGAGTCGGCCATTTTGAATGCCAACTACATCGCGGCACGGCTGGGCGATCGCTACCCGGTGCTGTACGCGGGTGAGGCGGGGCGCGTCGCGCACGAGTGCATCCTCGACACCCGTGTGTACGCGCCGAAGGTGACTGTTGATGACTTCGCGAAGCGCCTCGTCGATCACGGTTTCCATGCGCCGACGATGTCGTTCCCCGTTGCGGGCACGCTGATGGTGGAGCCCACCGAGTCGGAGACGCTGTTCGAGCTGGATCGCTTCTGCGACGCCATGCTCGAGATGGCCGACGAAGCCGACGCGGTGCTGCGAGGAGATATCGCGCCGGAGGATTCGCCGCTTCGGCATGCCCCGCATACGGCGAGGAGCCTCGTCGGGGAATGGAACCGGGCGTACACGCGTGAGCAGGCCGTGTTCCCGGCAGGCACTCGCAATGTCGACAAGTACTGGCCCGCCGTCGGTCGCGTCGACAACACGTACGGCGACCGCAACCTCATCTGCACATGTCCCCCGTGGGGCGAGGAATCGTTGGAGGATTAA
- the gcvH gene encoding glycine cleavage system protein GcvH produces the protein MIKYTEDHEWLELHDDVATVGITTHAAEQLGDIIFIELPEENTEVAEGDEIVVIESVKAASDITAPVSGTILEVNAAVVDDPASVNDDAMSAWFFKIKLDDPSIVEGLMDEDAYEAMIS, from the coding sequence ATGATCAAGTACACCGAAGACCACGAGTGGCTGGAACTGCACGACGACGTCGCCACCGTCGGCATCACCACTCATGCCGCGGAGCAACTCGGCGACATCATTTTCATCGAGCTCCCCGAGGAGAACACGGAGGTCGCGGAGGGCGACGAGATCGTCGTGATCGAGTCGGTGAAAGCGGCCTCGGACATCACAGCTCCGGTGAGCGGCACCATCCTCGAAGTGAACGCAGCGGTGGTCGATGATCCTGCGAGCGTGAACGACGACGCCATGTCCGCGTGGTTCTTCAAGATCAAGCTCGACGACCCGTCCATCGTCGAAGGGCTCATGGACGAAGACGCCTACGAGGCCATGATCAGCTGA
- the gcvT gene encoding glycine cleavage system aminomethyltransferase GcvT — protein sequence MTALLTTPLHDFHIAHGGSMVEFAGWDMPVHYATGLLAEHKHTREAASLFDVSHMGQVLLRGDSLEAAGAALETLTPASVLGLNPWRQRYGLFTNAQGGVLDDFMFANHETHWFLVVNAARTEHDLELLQQVDGLDVKHVTNRALLAVQGPKAEGELARLVPGVTSMIFMDSKLLDWDGTELWVSRSGYTGEDGFEVSLPAERAVEFAEALLAGNVVRPAGLGARDSLRLEAGMCLYGHELSPEITPAQADLGWAVPKVRRPGGSRAGGYPGADIVAGELTDGASRVRVGLRPEGRAPIRESAHIFADDTSTEPIAEVTSGSFSPTLRAPVAMAMLPHGYTVGDAVFAELRGKRVRCTVAELPFIPLNYKR from the coding sequence ATGACTGCCCTGTTAACCACCCCACTGCACGACTTCCATATCGCCCATGGCGGTTCCATGGTGGAGTTCGCCGGCTGGGACATGCCGGTGCACTACGCCACCGGTTTGCTCGCCGAACACAAGCACACTCGTGAAGCCGCGAGCCTGTTCGATGTCAGCCACATGGGACAGGTGCTGCTCCGGGGCGACAGCCTCGAAGCAGCCGGGGCCGCGCTCGAGACGCTCACTCCAGCGAGCGTGCTGGGGCTGAATCCTTGGCGGCAGCGCTACGGGCTCTTCACCAATGCTCAGGGCGGCGTTCTGGACGACTTCATGTTCGCCAACCATGAGACGCACTGGTTCCTCGTCGTGAACGCCGCGAGGACCGAGCACGACCTGGAGCTTCTGCAGCAGGTCGACGGGCTGGACGTGAAGCACGTCACCAACCGGGCGCTGCTGGCGGTGCAGGGGCCGAAGGCCGAGGGTGAGCTCGCCCGTCTCGTGCCGGGCGTGACGAGCATGATCTTCATGGACTCCAAGCTTCTCGACTGGGATGGTACCGAGCTATGGGTGTCCCGGTCTGGTTACACCGGTGAAGATGGCTTCGAGGTGTCGCTACCCGCGGAACGCGCCGTCGAGTTCGCGGAAGCGCTGCTCGCAGGCAACGTGGTTCGCCCCGCAGGGCTGGGCGCCAGGGATTCGCTGCGACTGGAGGCCGGCATGTGCTTGTACGGCCACGAGCTCTCCCCCGAGATCACGCCCGCCCAGGCCGATCTCGGCTGGGCTGTGCCGAAAGTGCGGCGCCCTGGCGGAAGCCGGGCAGGCGGATATCCGGGCGCGGACATCGTCGCCGGGGAACTCACCGACGGAGCCTCGCGCGTGCGCGTCGGTCTACGCCCCGAGGGGCGTGCTCCCATTCGCGAGAGCGCTCATATCTTCGCCGACGACACGAGCACCGAGCCGATTGCCGAGGTCACCTCCGGATCGTTCAGCCCGACCCTGCGCGCGCCGGTCGCTATGGCGATGCTGCCGCACGGGTACACCGTCGGCGATGCAGTCTTTGCAGAGCTACGCGGCAAGCGGGTGCGGTGCACCGTCGCAGAACTTCCGTTCATCCCACTCAACTACAAGCGCTGA
- the uvrB gene encoding excinuclease ABC subunit UvrB, which produces MRPIEELQRQVAPLKVHADFEPSGDQPKAIDELEQRIRAGEQNVVLLGATGTGKTATIAWLAERLQRPMLVMQPNKTLAAQFAAELRDFFPDNAVEYFVSYYDYYQPEAYLPQTDTYIEKDSSLNEEVERMRHAATSSLLTRRDVIVVATVSAIYGLGTPEEYLDQRVTLRVGDEKDRDDLLRHLVDIQYARNDMGGGRGTFKVKGDTLEVYPMYEENAVRIEFFGDEIERIATIHPVSAATLHEDEQIYIFPASHYAAGNERMERAINGIEAELAARLQDLEAAGNLLEAQRLKMRTTYDLEMMRQIGTCSGIENYSLHIDGREPGSPPSCLLDYFPEDFVLVLDESHVSVPQIGGMFEGDASRKRTLVEHGFRLPSALDNRPLRFDEFQERIGQTVYLSATPGPYELERADGVVELIIRPTGLVDPEIVLKPTKGQIDDLIAEVQARTERNERVLVTTLTKKMAEDLTDFLVEAGVRTRYLHSDIATLERLDLLRDLRLGEYDVLVGINLLREGLDLPEVSLVAILDADKEGFLRSERSLIQTIGRAARNVGGQVHMYADSVTPSMQAAIDETNRRRDIQMAWNREHGIDPQPLRKRIADVSEMLAREDADTRDLLEGAGKRALDTSAMAEQELAQLIEDLTAQMHQAAAELQFELAARHRDEIADLKKELRQMIEANK; this is translated from the coding sequence ATGCGCCCGATCGAAGAACTCCAACGCCAAGTGGCACCGCTCAAGGTGCACGCTGATTTCGAGCCTTCGGGAGATCAGCCGAAGGCGATCGACGAACTCGAGCAGCGCATCCGAGCAGGTGAGCAGAACGTCGTGCTCCTTGGCGCGACGGGCACGGGCAAGACGGCGACGATCGCGTGGCTCGCCGAGCGCCTGCAGCGCCCCATGCTGGTGATGCAACCCAATAAAACGCTGGCCGCCCAGTTCGCGGCCGAGCTACGTGATTTCTTCCCTGACAACGCCGTCGAGTACTTCGTGTCGTACTACGACTACTACCAGCCCGAGGCGTACCTGCCGCAGACCGATACCTACATCGAGAAAGACTCCTCGCTCAACGAGGAGGTCGAGCGGATGCGGCACGCCGCCACGAGCTCGCTGCTGACGCGCCGCGACGTGATCGTCGTCGCGACGGTTTCGGCCATCTACGGTCTGGGCACGCCCGAGGAGTACCTCGACCAGCGCGTCACGCTGCGCGTGGGCGACGAGAAGGATCGCGACGATCTGCTCAGGCATCTCGTCGACATCCAGTACGCGCGCAACGACATGGGTGGCGGACGCGGCACCTTCAAGGTGAAGGGCGACACGCTCGAGGTCTACCCCATGTATGAGGAGAACGCCGTCCGGATCGAATTCTTCGGTGACGAAATCGAGCGGATTGCCACCATCCACCCCGTGAGTGCGGCCACGTTGCACGAGGACGAACAGATCTACATCTTCCCCGCCTCCCACTACGCCGCAGGCAACGAGCGCATGGAGCGCGCGATCAACGGCATCGAAGCGGAACTTGCCGCACGTCTGCAAGACCTCGAGGCGGCCGGCAATCTTCTCGAAGCGCAGCGCCTGAAGATGCGCACCACCTACGACCTCGAGATGATGCGCCAGATCGGCACCTGTTCCGGCATCGAGAACTACTCGCTCCACATCGACGGACGTGAGCCTGGCAGTCCCCCGTCGTGTTTGCTGGACTATTTCCCGGAAGATTTCGTGCTCGTCCTGGACGAGAGTCACGTGTCCGTGCCGCAGATCGGCGGCATGTTTGAAGGAGACGCGTCCCGGAAGCGCACACTGGTGGAGCACGGATTCCGGCTGCCCTCCGCGCTCGACAACCGCCCCCTGCGGTTCGACGAATTCCAAGAACGCATCGGGCAGACGGTGTACCTCTCGGCCACGCCCGGGCCGTACGAGCTCGAGCGCGCCGACGGTGTGGTCGAGCTCATCATCCGCCCGACGGGCCTCGTCGACCCCGAGATCGTCCTGAAACCCACCAAGGGCCAGATCGACGACCTCATCGCCGAAGTGCAGGCCCGCACCGAGCGCAACGAACGCGTGCTCGTCACAACGCTGACAAAGAAGATGGCCGAAGACCTCACCGACTTCCTCGTCGAAGCGGGCGTCCGCACCCGCTACCTGCACTCGGACATCGCCACGTTGGAGCGACTCGACCTACTGCGCGATCTGCGGCTCGGCGAGTACGACGTCCTCGTCGGCATCAACCTGCTGCGAGAGGGCCTCGACCTCCCGGAGGTGTCGCTCGTCGCCATCCTGGATGCCGACAAGGAAGGATTCCTGCGCTCGGAACGCTCCCTGATCCAGACCATCGGGCGCGCGGCGCGCAACGTTGGAGGCCAGGTACACATGTATGCCGACTCGGTGACGCCGTCGATGCAGGCCGCGATCGACGAGACGAACCGTCGCCGTGACATCCAGATGGCGTGGAACCGCGAGCACGGCATCGATCCGCAGCCTTTGCGCAAGCGCATCGCGGATGTGAGTGAGATGCTCGCGCGCGAGGACGCCGATACCCGGGATCTCCTCGAAGGTGCGGGCAAGCGCGCGCTAGACACGTCGGCGATGGCGGAACAGGAGCTCGCTCAGCTCATCGAAGACCTCACCGCGCAGATGCATCAGGCGGCTGCGGAGCTGCAATTCGAGCTGGCTGCCCGGCACCGCGACGAGATCGCCGACCTCAAGAAGGAGCTGCGACAGATGATCGAGGCCAATAAGTAA
- a CDS encoding maleylpyruvate isomerase family mycothiol-dependent enzyme: MTQSLAFPEVLDAIRTQTTRLLGTTIEFDEDDWAAPTVLPGWTRSHVAAHLVEQATRFTKALNAGEGNEPEPDASRLRCQWERQAIEDGLALQTRLDESAGQLQDALARLEHRDQTVQIADGWDAPASLVPALRLRELVVHHFDLIGHEALDVPTSTLLTIAEFETIRPCNAELPPVLLVADEGFSARIGAESGDTTTVIGPLADLCLWLMRGIASDHISGASAVPMLLRA; this comes from the coding sequence ATGACCCAGTCGCTCGCCTTCCCAGAGGTTCTGGACGCAATCCGAACTCAGACGACGCGCCTCCTCGGAACCACCATTGAGTTCGACGAAGACGACTGGGCTGCACCCACGGTGCTACCCGGTTGGACACGGTCGCACGTGGCTGCGCACCTCGTCGAGCAGGCAACACGCTTCACCAAGGCGCTCAACGCGGGAGAAGGCAACGAACCGGAGCCCGACGCCTCCCGCTTGCGATGTCAGTGGGAGCGTCAAGCCATCGAAGACGGTCTCGCGCTGCAGACTCGGCTCGACGAATCCGCGGGGCAACTCCAAGATGCCCTCGCCCGGCTTGAGCACCGAGATCAGACCGTGCAGATCGCCGACGGTTGGGACGCGCCAGCATCCCTCGTGCCAGCGTTGAGGCTGCGAGAACTCGTCGTGCATCACTTCGATCTCATCGGCCACGAAGCCCTCGACGTGCCCACCTCAACGCTGCTCACGATCGCAGAATTCGAGACGATCCGCCCTTGCAATGCAGAGCTTCCGCCCGTGCTGTTGGTGGCCGACGAGGGATTCTCCGCGCGGATTGGTGCAGAATCGGGTGACACCACGACGGTCATCGGCCCACTCGCCGATCTCTGCCTCTGGCTCATGCGAGGCATCGCGTCAGACCACATCAGCGGTGCGAGCGCAGTGCCCATGCTGCTGCGCGCCTAA
- the uvrA gene encoding excinuclease ABC subunit UvrA: protein MTDQLVVRGARVHNLKNVSLDLPRNKMIVFTGLSGSGKSSLAFDTIFAEGQRRYVESLSAYARMFLGQMDKPDVDFIEGLSPAVSIDQKSTSRNPRSTVGTITEIYDYLRLLYARVGVPHCPECGAPIGKQTPQQIVDRLMALDEGTRFQILAPVVRGRKGEFSELFRQLLGDGYSRVRIDGESYQLTELPTIDKKRKHDVEVIVDRAVVRAKAQQRITESVETALELAGGVVAIDFVDLPDDAPERLRRYSEKLGCPNDHDVQMEELEPRQFSFNGPWGACPDCTGIGAVLDPDPELIIPDEDLSLRDGAIAPWNNAHLKNHYEHVLTSLGEEHGFSMTVPWRELSKSARKLILHGMPGNVVVKYRNRFGRLRTFSQKYEGIIPFIRRRHDEAETDHARERWGQYMRELACPTCQGERLKPSSLAVTVYGKNISELVSLSVGEAFEWLNSLELTRTEATIAARVIKEILARLKFLIDVGLDYLTLSRAAGTLSGGEAQRIRLATQIGAGLVGVLYVLDEPSIGLHQRDNLRLVATLERLRDMGNTLIVVEHDEDTIRHADWIVDIGPGAGELGGEVVVSGSFDELLANPDSKTGQYLSGNLAIDVPAVRREGNGSTLSVQGARHNNLREVDVDFPLGTFIAVTGVSGSGKSSLVNGILYPAAAKAIYNARNVPGKHRKLQGLEHIDKIIQVDQSPIGRTPRSNPATYTGVFDKIRKLFAETPEAKVRGYQAGRFSFNVKGGRCEACKGDGTIRVEMNFLPDVYVPCEVCDGARYNRETLEVHYKGKSISDVLDMPIAEAVDFFGAISSISRHLKTLDEVGLGYVRLGQPATTLSGGEAQRVKLAAELQKRSTGRTLYVLDEPTTGLHFEDIRRLLAVLQRLVDQGNTVIVIEHNLDVIKSADWLIDMGPDGGSRGGLVVATGTPEDVATNDASETGKFLREMLAPHG, encoded by the coding sequence GTGACTGACCAGCTCGTGGTGCGCGGCGCGCGGGTACATAACCTGAAGAACGTCTCCCTCGACCTTCCCCGAAACAAGATGATTGTGTTCACTGGGTTGAGCGGTTCGGGGAAATCTTCACTCGCGTTCGACACGATCTTCGCCGAAGGACAGCGACGATACGTAGAATCGCTGTCTGCGTACGCGCGTATGTTCCTGGGCCAGATGGACAAACCCGACGTGGACTTCATCGAAGGCCTCTCGCCGGCGGTGTCAATCGACCAGAAATCGACGAGCAGAAACCCTCGCTCCACCGTCGGCACCATCACAGAAATCTACGACTATCTGCGCCTGCTGTACGCGCGGGTCGGCGTACCTCACTGTCCCGAGTGCGGTGCGCCCATCGGCAAGCAGACCCCGCAGCAGATCGTCGATCGTCTGATGGCCCTCGACGAAGGCACCCGCTTCCAGATTCTCGCCCCTGTGGTGCGCGGAAGGAAAGGCGAATTCTCAGAGCTCTTCCGGCAACTCCTCGGCGACGGATACTCGCGCGTTCGCATCGATGGCGAGAGCTACCAGCTCACCGAGCTGCCTACGATCGACAAGAAGCGCAAGCACGACGTCGAGGTGATCGTCGACCGTGCCGTCGTCCGGGCGAAGGCGCAGCAACGCATCACGGAATCCGTCGAGACCGCACTTGAGTTGGCAGGCGGCGTCGTGGCAATCGACTTCGTCGACCTTCCCGACGATGCCCCCGAGCGGCTGCGGCGCTATTCGGAGAAGCTCGGCTGCCCGAACGATCACGACGTGCAGATGGAGGAGCTCGAGCCTCGGCAGTTCTCGTTCAACGGGCCCTGGGGTGCGTGCCCCGACTGCACCGGCATCGGCGCGGTGCTCGACCCCGATCCGGAACTCATCATCCCCGACGAAGACCTCTCGCTGCGCGACGGCGCCATCGCACCGTGGAACAACGCCCATCTCAAGAACCACTACGAGCACGTGCTCACGTCGTTGGGGGAGGAGCACGGCTTCTCGATGACGGTGCCTTGGCGTGAGCTGTCGAAGTCGGCACGCAAACTCATCCTGCACGGCATGCCTGGCAACGTCGTCGTGAAGTACCGCAACCGATTCGGCAGGCTGCGCACCTTCTCGCAGAAGTATGAAGGCATCATCCCGTTCATCCGACGACGCCACGACGAAGCGGAAACCGACCACGCGCGCGAACGGTGGGGGCAGTACATGCGTGAACTCGCCTGCCCCACGTGCCAAGGGGAGCGGTTGAAGCCCTCGTCGCTCGCAGTCACGGTGTACGGCAAGAACATCTCGGAACTCGTATCGCTCTCGGTGGGGGAGGCCTTTGAATGGCTCAACTCCCTCGAACTCACGCGCACGGAGGCGACGATCGCCGCCCGCGTGATCAAGGAGATTCTCGCGAGGTTGAAGTTTCTGATCGACGTGGGGCTCGACTACCTCACGCTCTCGCGCGCAGCCGGCACGCTCTCCGGCGGTGAGGCTCAACGCATCCGTCTTGCGACGCAGATCGGCGCCGGGCTGGTGGGCGTGCTCTACGTGCTCGACGAACCGAGCATCGGGTTGCACCAGCGCGACAACCTCCGGCTCGTGGCGACGCTGGAGCGCCTGCGCGACATGGGCAACACGCTCATCGTCGTGGAACACGACGAGGACACCATCCGGCACGCCGACTGGATCGTCGATATCGGCCCAGGCGCGGGGGAGCTGGGCGGGGAGGTCGTCGTCTCCGGTAGCTTCGACGAGCTCCTGGCCAACCCCGACTCCAAGACGGGGCAGTACCTGTCGGGCAACCTCGCCATCGACGTTCCGGCGGTGCGCCGAGAGGGCAACGGATCGACGTTGTCGGTGCAGGGTGCCCGACACAATAACCTGCGCGAGGTGGACGTCGATTTCCCGCTCGGCACGTTCATCGCGGTCACCGGGGTTTCCGGCTCTGGTAAGTCGTCCCTGGTCAACGGCATCTTGTACCCCGCAGCGGCCAAGGCCATCTACAACGCGCGGAACGTCCCCGGCAAGCACCGCAAACTGCAGGGCCTCGAACACATCGACAAGATCATCCAGGTGGATCAGTCGCCCATCGGGCGTACGCCCAGGTCGAACCCGGCCACCTACACCGGTGTGTTCGACAAGATCCGCAAGCTCTTCGCAGAAACACCGGAGGCGAAAGTGCGCGGCTACCAGGCTGGGCGTTTCTCCTTCAACGTCAAGGGCGGGCGCTGCGAGGCGTGTAAGGGCGACGGCACGATCCGCGTCGAGATGAACTTCTTGCCCGACGTGTACGTGCCGTGCGAGGTCTGCGACGGCGCCCGCTACAACCGCGAGACACTCGAAGTGCACTACAAGGGCAAGTCCATCTCGGATGTCCTCGATATGCCCATCGCCGAGGCCGTCGACTTCTTCGGCGCCATCAGCTCTATCAGCCGCCATTTGAAGACGCTCGACGAGGTTGGCCTCGGATACGTGCGCCTCGGGCAACCCGCCACGACGCTGTCCGGCGGCGAGGCGCAGCGCGTCAAACTGGCCGCTGAGCTACAAAAGCGCTCCACCGGCCGCACGCTCTACGTCCTCGACGAGCCCACCACAGGCCTGCATTTCGAAGACATCCGACGGCTGCTCGCCGTGCTGCAGCGCCTCGTTGATCAGGGCAACACGGTGATTGTGATCGAGCACAACCTCGACGTCATCAAATCTGCCGACTGGCTCATCGACATGGGGCCCGACGGTGGCTCGCGCGGTGGGCTCGTCGTCGCAACGGGTACGCCGGAGGACGTGGCCACCAACGACGCCTCCGAGACGGGCAAGTTCCTCCGCGAGATGTTGGCACCGCATGGCTGA